The proteins below are encoded in one region of Peptoniphilus sp. GNH:
- a CDS encoding S-layer homology domain-containing protein yields MKKSARVLLLAMILFFTSTSFVFAKTFSDIKNHWARAYIESLSDSGFISGYEGNYFKPQNEISKVEFYSVVNNMANLKKTYTVTFSDVSPKDWYYTDVSKAIKAGYLVPTTGNLYPNKSILREEVVYVFAYMYNFQDRDLDFKKFEDAKDVNPAYQGAMGALVKAGVIEGSAGKLNPKGAITRGEFCAIAASLIDKYGLPGEKVVIDSKIKFGPRDMYK; encoded by the coding sequence ATGAAAAAATCGGCGAGAGTTTTGCTCTTGGCAATGATTCTTTTCTTTACATCTACAAGCTTTGTATTTGCAAAGACTTTTTCGGATATAAAAAATCACTGGGCCAGAGCCTATATTGAAAGCTTATCTGATTCAGGATTTATTTCAGGATATGAAGGCAATTATTTCAAACCACAAAATGAAATATCCAAGGTGGAATTTTATTCTGTTGTAAATAATATGGCCAATTTAAAGAAAACTTATACAGTTACTTTTTCAGATGTAAGTCCTAAGGATTGGTATTACACAGATGTATCGAAGGCAATAAAGGCAGGCTATTTGGTGCCGACAACGGGAAATTTGTATCCAAACAAGTCTATATTGAGAGAAGAAGTGGTCTATGTATTTGCCTATATGTATAATTTTCAAGATCGCGACTTGGACTTTAAAAAGTTTGAAGATGCAAAGGATGTGAATCCAGCTTATCAAGGAGCCATGGGCGCTTTGGTAAAGGCAGGAGTTATTGAAGGATCAGCTGGGAAATTAAATCCCAAGGGAGCCATCACAAGGGGAGAGTTTTGTGCTATTGCAGCCTCTCTTATAGATAAGTATGGACTGCCGGGAGAAAAAGTAGTTATTGATAGTAAAATTAAATTTGGACCGAGAGATATGTATAAGTAG